DNA sequence from the Sphingomonas bisphenolicum genome:
GATGAGCGCGAAATGCGGGATCGCCACGTCGAACGTCTCGCCGCCGACGCCTATCATGCGATAGCTGCCCTTCATCGACCCGGTCGGCGTATTGAGAGGGCAAACCGATACATAGTCATAACTTTTCCCCGGCTGCACCACCGGCTGTTCACCGACCACACCATCGCCATCGACCATATGCTGCGCGCCGCGCCCGTCGGTGATGATCCAGTGGCGGGTCAGGAGCTGTACCGGCTGGTCACCCTGATTTTCGATACGGATATGATAGGCCCAGAACCAGCGGCCCCGGTCCGGCTCCGACTGTTCGGGCAGGAAGGTGACCGCGACATGGACGATGATGTCCCGCGTGGTGGCGTGGAAGGGGAAGAGCGCGTTCACGTCTCAGAAATGCGCCCTAACCCCCTCATTCGTCAACGCCCTATCGACCGCAGCGCCTGATCGAGGTCGGCGATGACGTCGTCTGCATCCTCCAGCCCGACATTAAGGCGCAGCATGTCTTCGGTGATGCCGACTTCCAGCCGCGCCGCTTCGGCCATGCCGAAATGGGTGGTCGATGCCGGATGAGTCATCAGCGAACGCGAATCGCCGATATTGTTGCTGATATCGACCAGTTCCAGGCCATTGAGCAGGCCATGCGCCTCCGCCCGGCCACCGCCGACATAAAGCGAGAAGATCGGGCCGGCCATGGCCATCTGACTCAT
Encoded proteins:
- the apaG gene encoding Co2+/Mg2+ efflux protein ApaG, encoding MNALFPFHATTRDIIVHVAVTFLPEQSEPDRGRWFWAYHIRIENQGDQPVQLLTRHWIITDGRGAQHMVDGDGVVGEQPVVQPGKSYDYVSVCPLNTPTGSMKGSYRMIGVGGETFDVAIPHFALIAPAVAE